One Trichomycterus rosablanca isolate fTriRos1 chromosome 23, fTriRos1.hap1, whole genome shotgun sequence genomic window carries:
- the LOC134301190 gene encoding type-4 ice-structuring protein LS-12-like, whose protein sequence is MKFSLIAAIAVVLAIGSESASLVKRESPDMLPEFEKITKYFQDMVDSLKVIEAPQLADKAKAYIEESKAQLQPMVENLHEQLKPLSGNIEDQFKPLADSMQAQITSYGNIMQAQVEDLFKFVVDQTKAILPPQ, encoded by the exons ATGAAGTTCTCCCTCATCGCCGCAATTGCTGTTGTTCTGGCCATTG GCTCTGAGTCTGCAAGCCTGGTCAAGAGAGAAAGTCCTGATATGCTTCCTGAGTTCGAGAAGATCACCAAGTATTTCCAGGATATGGTCGACAGCCTTAAAGTCATTGAGGCCCCTCAGCTGGCTGACAAGGCCAA GGCTTACATTGAGGAGAGCAAAGCCCAGCTGCAGCCCATGGTTGAGAATCTCCATGAGCAGCTGAAGCCCCTTTCTGGCAACATTGAGGATCAGTTCAAGCCCCTGGCTGACTCCATGCAGGCACAGATCACCTCCTACGGCAACATCATGCAGGCCCAGGTTGAGGATTTGTTCAAGTTTGTGGTTGACCAGACCAAAGCCATTTTGCCACCCCAGTAA